One window of the Streptomyces sp. ITFR-21 genome contains the following:
- a CDS encoding exonuclease domain-containing protein, with protein sequence MTRPWYAGPLASYDCETTGIEPETDRIVTAALIRPNGDTLRWLSNADGVDVPVQASDIHGYTTDIVRSHGKPAKEVIEEIADAVAGELSAGHAALVVMNAPFDLTMLDAECTRHGVPTVAERIGRPVGPIVDPLVLDRAADRYRKGRRNLEALCAHYGVTLTNAHSADADAKAALDVALAIGRQYPELEAPAEALHAWQVTWHARWAAGYAAHLSARGNKPVSIPAEWPVRPLPEAVTS encoded by the coding sequence GTGACCCGGCCCTGGTACGCGGGGCCTCTGGCCTCCTACGACTGTGAGACAACGGGCATCGAACCGGAGACCGACCGCATCGTCACCGCGGCTCTCATCCGGCCGAACGGCGACACGCTGCGCTGGCTCAGCAACGCGGACGGGGTGGACGTTCCCGTCCAGGCCAGCGACATCCACGGCTACACCACCGACATCGTGCGTTCCCACGGCAAGCCCGCTAAGGAAGTGATCGAGGAGATCGCCGACGCGGTCGCGGGCGAACTGTCGGCCGGCCACGCCGCGCTGGTCGTCATGAACGCCCCATTCGACCTGACCATGCTCGACGCCGAGTGCACCCGTCACGGCGTACCCACGGTCGCCGAACGGATCGGCCGACCGGTCGGGCCGATCGTTGACCCGCTGGTGCTTGACCGTGCCGCTGACCGCTATCGCAAGGGCAGGCGAAACCTCGAAGCGCTCTGCGCTCACTACGGCGTCACGCTGACCAACGCCCACAGCGCTGACGCAGATGCGAAGGCCGCGCTCGACGTGGCCCTGGCGATCGGCCGCCAGTATCCAGAACTGGAAGCGCCGGCAGAAGCCCTGCACGCCTGGCAAGTCACGTGGCATGCCCGCTGGGCTGCCGGGTATGCCGCGCACCTGTCGGCTCGCGGCAACAAGCCAGTGAGCATTCCCGCCGAGTGGCCCGTCCGCCCGCTCCCTGAGGCGGTGACTTCGTGA